The Ktedonobacterales bacterium genomic interval GGTCATTTCACATCCTGCCCCGAAACATGCTACAATAAGAAACATCCGGTATTGAACATCTATTCTATTGCCCTCCTGGGAGGGGCGCGCCATGACCACACCAGCACGACGCCAATATCTCCAGATCAAGGCGCAGCATCAAGATGCCATCCTCCTCTTTCAGATTGGGGATTTTTACGAAACCTTCGATGAGGACGCCCACCTCGTCGCCCGCGAACTGCAAATCGTGCTGACCTCGCGTGAATATGGGGCGGGGAATCGGGTACCGCTGGCTGGCGTTCCCGTCCACGCGCTTGACACCTATGCTGGCCGCTTAATCGCCAGAGGATACAAAGTGGCGATTTGCGAGCAAGTCAGTGAACCGGGAAAGCGTCTGGTAGACCGCGCCGTGACGCGCATCCTCACACCAGGCACGCTTTCCGAGCCAGGGCTGGTGCCCCCGCGCCAGAATAATTATCTGGCAGCCGTCGCGCTCAGCCGCGACGGAAATACTGCCGGACTGGCCTACGTTGATGTGACCACCGGCGAGTTTGCCGTCGCCAGCTTGCCCGGCGGAAGCGTGCCTATCGCCCTGGAGGCTGAACTGCACCGGCTGCGGCCAGTCGAGTGCCTGATCGCCGAGCCACTGCGCCTGGTTACAGAGCAATCGCGCCAAGAATCTTCATCCCAGCAAGAAACGGGACAGGAACGAAGCGCAGCCGGACAGGCAGCGCCATTCACACTCCCGCGCCAGACAACCCTGACCACCCTGCCAGCCGCAGCGTTCGAGCCGGAAGCGGCTGCCCATCGGCTTTGCCGCCATTTCGGCGTGCGTACACTGGAAGCATATGGCTGCGCCAGTCTGCCCCTGGCGGTGGCCGCTGCCGGAGCCATCCTTGCCTACCTGGATAAAATGAATCCGGCGCTCCTGAGCCTGCTCATCGGCCTGCGCACTTACGCGACGGATACATTTATGGTTCTGGACGCCCACACGCAGCGCAACCTCGAACTCCTCGAAGGTGCGCGCGGCGGCCCGAAAGGCTCGCTGTTGGCAATTCTTGACCAGACGCGCACCGCGATGGGCGGACGCCTCATGCGGCGCGTCTTGACGCAGCCGTTGATCGATCTGGTCGAACTCAACCGCCGCTACGACGCGCTCGAAGAATTGATTGATCGCCCCTCCCTGCGCGCCAGGCTTGGCAGCCTGCTGGATGGCCTGGGCGATCTGGAGCGCCTGGCCGGGCGGGTACGCCAGGGTACGGCTATCCCACGCGAACTGCTGGCGCTGCGCGAACTACTGAACGTTGTCCCGCATCTGCAAACGGCGCTGGGGTCAACCACCGCCGAACTGCTGCAAGAAGTGTCTGAGACGCTGGAGGATTGCCCCGAACTGACCGCTTTGATCGAGCGCGCCATCACCACCGGAGAAGACAACGAGGGCCGCACCATTCGGCGCGGCTACAGCGCCGACCTGGATACGTTGATTGATTCTATCAGCGAATCGCGTCGCTGGATCGCCGGGCTGGAGACGGCAGAGCGCGCGCGAACCGGCATTAAGTCGTTGCGCGTCGGCTATAACAAAGTCTTTGGCTATTATCTGGAGGTCAGCCACGCCAACAGCAGCCGCGTGCCAGCCGACTACCTGCGCAAGCAAACGCTGGTCAATGGCGAGCGCTATATCACCCCAGAACTCAAGGACCACGAGGCACGCATCCTCAACGCCGAAGAACGCATTGATGAGCTTGAGCGCACGCTTTTTGCCGACCTGCTCCGGCAGGCAGGGGTGTACTACCCCCGGCTCAACGCTACAGCAGGCGCGCTGGCGCGGCTGGATGTGCTGCTGGGGCTGGCGGAGGTGGCGGCGCGCAACAGCTATACGCGCCCCCAACTGGATACCACTACCGATATAGTAATCACCGCAGGCCGCCATCCCGTTGTCGAGCAAATGCTGGATGGCGGCGAGTTCATCCCCAACGATGCCGCGATGGGCGAGCAGGCGGGCAGCATCTTCCTGCTCACCGGCCCCAACATGGCGGGCAAATCCACCTTTCTGCGCCAGGTCGCGCTGATCTGCCTCATGGCGCAGATCGGCAGCTTTGTCCCGGCGCGCCAGGCGCGTATTGGGCTGGTAGACCGCATCTTCACCCGTGTTGGCGCGCATGATGACATCGCCAGCGGGCAGTCAACCTTTATGGTTGAGATGGTCGAGACGGCCAACATCCTGCATCACGCCAGCCGACACAGTTTGATCGTGCTTGATGAGATCGGGCGCGGCACCAGTACCTATGACGGGCTGGCAATTGCCAGAGCCGTTGTCGAACATCTACATCACACCGTCGGGGCGCGCACGCTTTTTGCGACGCACTACCACGAGCTTGCCAGCCTCACCGCGCTTTTGCCAGCACTGCGAGCGTATACCATGGCAATCAACGAGCAGGAAGAAGAGATTGTCTTCCTGCATCGCATCCTGCCGGGCAGCGGCGGGCGCAGCTATGGTATCCAGGTTGCGCGGCTGGCGGGCATGCCAGCGAGCATCATTCAGCGCGCGCGCGAAGTGCTGGCGCAGATCGAACAAAACCCTGGGCCGTCAGCGCGGGCAGAAGCAGCCGCGCGCCGCGCGCTGGTTGCCGAACCAGCGGCAGCCTATGCCCTGGATGAGAGCCTTGAGAGGTACGCTGCCGGACCACCTGCCGCGCTTAACAATGGCTTCACCCTGCCCGGAGCCGTATTTGAGAGCAGCGCCAGCGCGTTCCTGCACGAACTGTTAACCTTAAATGTCGCCGCTATTACGCCGTTGGAGGCCATGAATCGCCTCTTCGCGCTTCAGCAAGAGGCGCGCGCGCTCCTGCAAGGACAGGCCAGCCGCAGCAGCAATTCGCATTGAGCAAGCGCAGCTTTCAGAAAGCCCGACACACAGCGCAGCAGCTATAGAAGCAAGTATAAAAGCAAACACACAGGAACATACATCCATGACCTTTACGCATCTTGACCGCCAGAGTATCACCCTTTTGCCGCCAGAGGTAGCCGAACAGATCGCCGCTGGCGAAGTGATCGAGCGCCCGATGTCGGTCCTCAAAGAGCTGCTGGAAAACGCCATTGACGCCGGAGCCAGCGACATCAAGATCGAGATACGCGGCGGCGGGCTGCGCCTGGTGCGTGTCAGCGATGATGGCAGCGGCATCCCTGCCGACGAGGCAACGCTGGCGTTCAATCGCCACGCCACCAGCAAGATTCGGGCGGTGGAAGATTTGAGCCGCCTGCGCACACTAGGCTTTCGCGGCGAGGCGCTGGCAAGCATCGCTGCCGTCGCCGAAGTCACGATGATCACCGAAGCTGAAGAGAGAGGGCTGGCAACCCTGCTCACGATACGCGCTGGCGCCGTGATCGAGCGGGGCCGCCGCGCGCGTCCACGCGGAACGACGGTGATCGTTCGTGACCTCTTTCAGAATGTTCCGGCTCGGCTGCGCTTCCTGAAGGGCGCGCGGGCCGAATCGGCGCATCTGGCCCAGCTTGCGCGGCGCTATGCCGTCGCCTATCCGTACCTGAAAGTGGGGCTGGTTCTGGACGGACATGCCGCATTCCAGACCAGCGGCAGCGGCCAGATGGCGCGGGCTATCGCCGAAGTCTATGGTTTGCCCGTCGCGGATGCCTTACTGAAGATCGGACCCATTGACATAGCCGACGCTGAAATCTGCGGCATCCTTGGTAATCGCGCGCTCAGCCAGGCCGGGAAACAGCACCTCATGCTCTTCGTCAACGGGCGCTGGGTGCAATCACAGGCATTACTTACCGCGCTGGAAACAGGCTACCGATCGATGCTGCCCAAAGGACGCCATCCGCTGGCCGCCATCAGCATCCGTGTTCCACCAGAGGCCGTAGACGCCAACATCCACCCGACCAAGGCCGAGGTTAAGCTGCTGCGCGAAGAAGAGATTTGCGCCGCGCTCAAAGACGCTGTGCATGATGCCCTGGGGCAGAGCGCACTCCAGCCTCTCGAAGAGACGCTCCCTGGCCCTGGAAACGTCTATCAATATCGCTTGCCGCTGCTGCGCCGACGGCGTGGCCTGCCCCTTGCGGAACAGCGCCAGCCCTACAACGAAAGCATATCCCCGGCTGACGCGGGCATCCTGGCTGAACTCACCCCGCTCACACAGATTCGTCAAACGCTCATTCTGGCGGAAGACCAGCAGGGCGGCCTGTATCTGATTGATCAGCACCGCGCGCACGAGCGCGTCCTCTATGAATACCTGCGCCACCGCCTCGTCGGCCAGCCTGAGCAGACCGCGCAGCCAGGGGCGCAAGGTCAGCTTTTGCTGGAGCCGGTAGTCATCGAGCTTTCCGTTCGTCAGGCAGCCGTACTTGGAGAACGTTTGCCCATGCTGGCCGCGCTGGGCTTTGCCTGCGAGCGGTTTGGCGGGCGCAGCTTTTTAATCCGCTCTGCGCCTGCGCTAGCAGGTACAGAAGACTTGAGCGCGCATCTGCCCGCGCTGGCCGCCGAGGCAGCCGAAGAAGAAGAGAACTGGCAGGACCGCTTCTGCGCCGCCGTCGCCTGCCATGCCGCGCTGCGACGGGGCGCGCCGCTCAGCCTGGGCGAGCAGCGGGAACTGCTGACAAACCTACGCCAGACCTCGGCCCCCGCAGTCTGCCCACATGGCAGCCCGCTGCTCCTGCACTACAGCCAGCAGTTTCTCATCCGCCAGTTCGACTGGTGATGCTTGTAGCGCCGCCCCTGGCTACGAACCTGCTGTCAGCCTACCATAGCAGAAATCCAGACGAGCAGGCCAGTGACCGCGAGATAGAGCAGCGGCGCGCCAGCCACAAACATCACGCGGAACGAGCGCGACAGCCCGGATCGCCCAAAGAGATAATATGCGATTGGCCCCAGAATGGGGATAGCAACCAGCACAATCATCCAGATCAGCCGCGCCCCATTCGACAGCTTCTCATTGCGCGCCAGATCCCAGAAGCCGAGCGAGAGCCAGGCGGCATAGATGGCTATAGGCAACAACTCAGCGTAGATACCAAGCAAAAACTGCAACACAGAAGAACCTCCTGATGCCAGTGGAGTCAACGCCGAAGGACTGATACTCTTCGCCTGGGCTGATGGCGGCAGGTTGAACAGGCTCAAATCAGGGAAGATCGGCAGCGCCGGACCCTCGACACCAGGCATGGATGGCTGCTGCTGAGAAGCCGGAATCGTCGTCTCATCTACCGTTTTCCAGTCACGCGGGTGAAAGCTGTCGCCGTTGGCATAGAGCAGCCGGGCCACAACGACGGGCGTAATGCTGGGGTCGCCGCCTTGCAGATTGGCGAGCGCGGTATCGCAGGGATATTTCTGCTCAATCAGCGCAGGCAGTGTGCGCGTCGCCGTGTTGCCGGAGAAGCAATTGCCAGGGCCAGAAGGCACAGCCAGCGCCAGATCGGCAGCGCCAGAGTTCGTGACCACGTTGCCAATGACGCGATTATCGGAGGGAACCCAGAAGTTCTTATCAATACTCGCCAGCACGATAATGCCAAAGTTGCGCTGATCATGGACGTGGTTGCCGACGATCACATTGCCCACGCCACCTGGCACACCAATCCCTGTGCCGATCACTGGGTATTCGAGCGGCTTGGTAGGCGCCTGATCGTTGTTGTTGTCATACACCTCGTTGTTGAAGATCACCGTCTGGTGTTCCGGCGGAATCTCCTCCACATCCAGCGTATTTGGCAAGATGCCCGCCATGTTGTCGCGCCAGATAGAATCACGAATAATCAGGTTGCCGCCCGCGTTGGTCCCTGAATAGCCCAGCGCGCTCCATTCAGAGATCACCTGATCGATGATCGCGTTGCAGGGGTAGCACTGCCCAATATAAAAGCCGGAGTCGGGGCTGCCAGCCGCGTAGCTGTGA includes:
- the mutL gene encoding DNA mismatch repair endonuclease MutL → MTFTHLDRQSITLLPPEVAEQIAAGEVIERPMSVLKELLENAIDAGASDIKIEIRGGGLRLVRVSDDGSGIPADEATLAFNRHATSKIRAVEDLSRLRTLGFRGEALASIAAVAEVTMITEAEERGLATLLTIRAGAVIERGRRARPRGTTVIVRDLFQNVPARLRFLKGARAESAHLAQLARRYAVAYPYLKVGLVLDGHAAFQTSGSGQMARAIAEVYGLPVADALLKIGPIDIADAEICGILGNRALSQAGKQHLMLFVNGRWVQSQALLTALETGYRSMLPKGRHPLAAISIRVPPEAVDANIHPTKAEVKLLREEEICAALKDAVHDALGQSALQPLEETLPGPGNVYQYRLPLLRRRRGLPLAEQRQPYNESISPADAGILAELTPLTQIRQTLILAEDQQGGLYLIDQHRAHERVLYEYLRHRLVGQPEQTAQPGAQGQLLLEPVVIELSVRQAAVLGERLPMLAALGFACERFGGRSFLIRSAPALAGTEDLSAHLPALAAEAAEEEENWQDRFCAAVACHAALRRGAPLSLGEQRELLTNLRQTSAPAVCPHGSPLLLHYSQQFLIRQFDW
- a CDS encoding right-handed parallel beta-helix repeat-containing protein; the protein is MSRRAVAGRTFLRYLCTVAYLLLSLGLLAGCAGTTAQTISPGPVPIDQIDLPEVPPGIPTTLRVPADYPTIQAAVDAARPGQIISIAPNVYHEAVRVKTPGITIRGQDRNGVILDGNFTLSNGIEIEANNVVVENMTARHYFGNGFYWDGGKDASHPLSGYRGSYLTAYTNGDYGIYAFNFQNGEFDHSYAAGSPDSGFYIGQCYPCNAIIDQVISEWSALGYSGTNAGGNLIIRDSIWRDNMAGILPNTLDVEEIPPEHQTVIFNNEVYDNNNDQAPTKPLEYPVIGTGIGVPGGVGNVIVGNHVHDQRNFGIIVLASIDKNFWVPSDNRVIGNVVTNSGAADLALAVPSGPGNCFSGNTATRTLPALIEQKYPCDTALANLQGGDPSITPVVVARLLYANGDSFHPRDWKTVDETTIPASQQQPSMPGVEGPALPIFPDLSLFNLPPSAQAKSISPSALTPLASGGSSVLQFLLGIYAELLPIAIYAAWLSLGFWDLARNEKLSNGARLIWMIVLVAIPILGPIAYYLFGRSGLSRSFRVMFVAGAPLLYLAVTGLLVWISAMVG
- the mutS gene encoding DNA mismatch repair protein MutS, with protein sequence MTTPARRQYLQIKAQHQDAILLFQIGDFYETFDEDAHLVARELQIVLTSREYGAGNRVPLAGVPVHALDTYAGRLIARGYKVAICEQVSEPGKRLVDRAVTRILTPGTLSEPGLVPPRQNNYLAAVALSRDGNTAGLAYVDVTTGEFAVASLPGGSVPIALEAELHRLRPVECLIAEPLRLVTEQSRQESSSQQETGQERSAAGQAAPFTLPRQTTLTTLPAAAFEPEAAAHRLCRHFGVRTLEAYGCASLPLAVAAAGAILAYLDKMNPALLSLLIGLRTYATDTFMVLDAHTQRNLELLEGARGGPKGSLLAILDQTRTAMGGRLMRRVLTQPLIDLVELNRRYDALEELIDRPSLRARLGSLLDGLGDLERLAGRVRQGTAIPRELLALRELLNVVPHLQTALGSTTAELLQEVSETLEDCPELTALIERAITTGEDNEGRTIRRGYSADLDTLIDSISESRRWIAGLETAERARTGIKSLRVGYNKVFGYYLEVSHANSSRVPADYLRKQTLVNGERYITPELKDHEARILNAEERIDELERTLFADLLRQAGVYYPRLNATAGALARLDVLLGLAEVAARNSYTRPQLDTTTDIVITAGRHPVVEQMLDGGEFIPNDAAMGEQAGSIFLLTGPNMAGKSTFLRQVALICLMAQIGSFVPARQARIGLVDRIFTRVGAHDDIASGQSTFMVEMVETANILHHASRHSLIVLDEIGRGTSTYDGLAIARAVVEHLHHTVGARTLFATHYHELASLTALLPALRAYTMAINEQEEEIVFLHRILPGSGGRSYGIQVARLAGMPASIIQRAREVLAQIEQNPGPSARAEAAARRALVAEPAAAYALDESLERYAAGPPAALNNGFTLPGAVFESSASAFLHELLTLNVAAITPLEAMNRLFALQQEARALLQGQASRSSNSH